In Thermoplasmata archaeon, the following are encoded in one genomic region:
- a CDS encoding zinc-ribbon domain-containing protein yields MSPMFCPQCGATLPEGATYCTQCAAVVNPVDHVVKTLGRVTKDLASTTSQALDRAAKAIQPTVDKTVKTIRPAVEETARALKPVADDLGRAGRDFARSVKPAADKAVQVTKEAADRAASAVTPAVEKLAGATERAAKNLKEKAARRRSR; encoded by the coding sequence GTGAGTCCCATGTTCTGTCCTCAATGCGGTGCCACGCTCCCCGAGGGGGCCACGTACTGCACACAGTGCGCCGCCGTGGTCAACCCCGTGGACCATGTGGTGAAGACCCTCGGCCGCGTGACCAAAGACCTCGCCAGCACGACGAGCCAAGCCCTCGACCGCGCCGCGAAGGCGATCCAGCCCACCGTGGACAAGACCGTGAAGACGATCCGTCCCGCGGTGGAGGAGACCGCCCGCGCCCTGAAACCCGTGGCCGACGATCTGGGCCGCGCGGGGAGGGACTTCGCCCGGTCCGTGAAGCCCGCGGCGGACAAGGCGGTCCAAGTGACCAAGGAAGCCGCCGACAGGGCCGCGAGCGCGGTCACGCCCGCCGTCGAGAAGTTGGCGGGAGCCACAGAGCGGGCCGCCAAGAACCTCAAGGAGAAGGCCGCGCGTCGGCGTTCCCGCTGA
- a CDS encoding tyrosine--tRNA ligase, translating into MAVEDRLELVLRGTEEVVTREELRSLLDRGGAPRAYVGLEPSGLMHVGTGFIVGQKIADLVRAGFHAIIFLADWHAYINDKLGGSLEAIRVCAEYFRDGFRALGVPDAVEFLYANEFVTHPEYWQKVISVSKASTVARIRRALTVMGRREEEADLDASKLIYPAMQVADIAWMDLDLAYGGMDQRHAHMLYRDVAPRLGWKQVVALHTPLLPGLEGGGRMDPVAGKMSKSKPDASILINDPPSEVERKIGKAFCPPKEAEDNPVLGIAKLILFPRRGSLTTAREAKFGGDVTFRSYAELAGAYAKGDLHPKDLKGGVAAALNAELAPIHRYFDAHPKNLEAMKALVAKR; encoded by the coding sequence ATGGCGGTCGAGGATCGGCTCGAGCTCGTCCTACGCGGGACCGAGGAAGTCGTGACCCGCGAGGAGCTGCGCTCCCTCCTGGACCGCGGCGGGGCCCCCCGCGCCTACGTCGGGCTCGAGCCGTCCGGCCTCATGCACGTCGGCACGGGATTCATCGTGGGCCAGAAGATCGCGGATCTAGTCCGGGCCGGCTTCCACGCAATCATCTTCCTCGCGGACTGGCACGCGTACATCAACGACAAGCTCGGTGGCAGCCTCGAGGCCATCCGCGTCTGCGCGGAGTACTTCCGAGACGGGTTCCGGGCCCTCGGTGTCCCGGACGCGGTCGAGTTCCTCTACGCGAACGAATTCGTGACCCACCCCGAGTACTGGCAGAAGGTCATCTCTGTCTCCAAGGCCTCGACCGTCGCGCGCATCCGGCGCGCGCTCACGGTCATGGGCCGCAGGGAGGAGGAGGCCGACCTCGACGCGTCCAAGCTCATCTACCCCGCCATGCAGGTCGCGGACATCGCTTGGATGGACCTCGACCTGGCGTACGGCGGGATGGATCAGCGGCACGCCCACATGCTCTACCGGGACGTCGCGCCGAGGCTGGGCTGGAAGCAGGTCGTCGCGCTGCACACGCCCCTCCTCCCGGGCCTCGAGGGCGGCGGACGGATGGACCCGGTCGCGGGGAAGATGTCCAAGTCGAAGCCCGACGCGTCCATCCTGATCAACGACCCGCCGTCCGAGGTGGAGCGGAAGATCGGGAAGGCGTTCTGTCCGCCCAAGGAGGCCGAGGACAATCCCGTCCTGGGGATTGCGAAGCTCATCCTGTTTCCCCGCCGCGGCTCCTTGACCACTGCGCGCGAGGCCAAGTTCGGAGGCGACGTCACGTTCCGGTCGTACGCGGAGCTTGCGGGCGCGTATGCAAAGGGCGACCTGCACCCCAAAGACTTGAAGGGCGGTGTGGCCGCAGCCCTGAACGCGGAGCTCGCACCCATCCACCGATACTTCGACGCCCACCCGAAGAACCTCGAGGCGATGAAGGCCCTCGTCGCGAAGCGGTGA